A genomic segment from Drosophila miranda strain MSH22 chromosome 3, D.miranda_PacBio2.1, whole genome shotgun sequence encodes:
- the LOC117188268 gene encoding uncharacterized protein LOC117188268 — protein MKALVHRLIQQRGACKSQLTRVAAEAQEFVQSCTSVQTLEHKLDRLVATFNRFMELSEELVQYNDEEEYVDPDLDIPEYEKRFFSAHSIFTEAIRDRSSHETEHDNSNLLLSTTVERLFEGQTQLLERIRDSSGTTELQFEKIRIPTFSGRYEDWCQFSDLFLGSVDKKSSLSKCQKFHYLKSYLDGEALSLIKHIPVSDANYQDAWERLENRYNKKSLIARSFIQNFLSLPTAKGSNIAELRKIVDTADESIRGLHALSCDSRDVWLIHILLSKLDPECKEAWATSSESCKENVTINDLFGFVFARCDALESCQDPKLIQDTHTVLNKRRAISHHVDVPNTSARDCVYCHEQHSLYACTQFKALDVVDRRKFARDGHLCFNCLSRSHQVKECNSTNTCRLCKLRHHTLVHPEDIRSVTASADVNNSADSPVRSSSFPDDADPAVVSHHTLERKFVAKSQAILPTILATIVDSWGNETTCRILLDTGSTITMVAESFIQRIGLPRTHARIPVVGLGANPAGVTRGRATFTLLSRTSSASVVVTGLIMNTLTSSIPAQRIESNTPMWKRIRDLPLADPTFGKPGEIDVILGADQLWNLYTGQRKEFGSEYPIALHTNFGWVITGSYHLSSDAHNHALAHHAHEDLDTLVRSFMDMERVQPSDATIDASDPAEQHFVHTHARRNDGVYIVQYPFKESAPPMGSTLPQALRRFSSLERKFRKFPALKQQYVEFMEDYIQRGHMEVIPSSTVENGPANHNYLAHHAVFKPDSTTTKCRVVFDGSGEDCNGSSLNSRLHIGPPIQRDLLGVCLRFRQHRYVFCTDIEKMFRGILVSEDHTHYQRIVWRKEETATLDHYRLLTVTYGLASSPFLAVRVLKQIAQDHADLYPKAAAVLVRDAYVDDIPTGCDSIDDLIALKDELILLLSQAQFKLRKWSSNCWSLLKSLPQDICEYPLEALEGKSPTQYVKVLGIRWDPAVDELSFKLTIPDATGVLTKRILLSELAKIYDPLGLLAPTTVFLKVLFQDSWLSSVDWNEPLPAQLCARWQQFVAEVHLLESCRIPRYLSSPLQATELHGFADASSHAYAAVIYSRVRVNNDYAVTLIAAKTRVAPIKPISIPRLDTSCWSDSEIVLHWLSSPPRTWNTYVCNRTAEILEACPRSCWQHIRTEDNPADCASRGLLPKDLVEHQLWWNGPPWLSQSHRTWPPVKAKFALSTEDAERMEVKVKPQVSLHISNEGNDLNCMINKASSWSHLLRTLSYCFRFVHRLRCKDRLSSFLSSWELQYARSRVIKHVQMEFFQVEYRQLSTGQALSQKSKLIHYTPFVDDQGILRVGGRIGNSMTTYDAKHPILLPKESPVAVLIARHQHVTSLHAGVEFMFHTLRQKYWILGARNIVRKIVFNCKICFLQRKGTSTQLMADLPAFRVQPTRCFLHSGLDYAGPVTIKTSAGRTPKFGKAWFAIFVFLSTKAIHIELVSDLTTPAFIAAFKRFWSRRGPISDLYSDNGTTFHGARKELTEMQRIAVSQSQDEEIANFLTSQDINWHFIPPSAPHFGGLWETGVRSIKLHLRRVIGSSALTFEEYSTILTQIEGLLNSRPLCAPSDHSLDPLTPAHFLTGQPHMSVPEPSLLDVNINRLQRWRQLQAKVQGFWKRWNLEYLTSLQPRTKWQQESNDITVDTLVVLKEPNQPPSKWLLGRITEVHPGQDERVRVVTVKTARGVYKRPITKLAVLPLF, from the exons ATGAAGGCCCTAGTGCATCGTCTAATTCAGCAACGTGGGGCCTGCAAATCCCAATTAACTCGCGTGGCTGCGGAGGCTCAAGAGTTTGTACAGTCATGTACTTCTGTGCAAACATTAGAGCACAAGTTGGACCGACTTGTTGCAACTTTCAACCGCTTTATGGAGCTGTCTGAAGAGCTGGTCCAATATAATGATGAAGAGGAATACGTGGATCCGGATTTGGACATCCCCGAATATGAGAAAAGGTTCTTTAGTGCGCATAGTATCTTCACTGAAGCCATACGTGACCGGAGCAGTCACGAGACTGAGCACGACAACTCAAATCTACTGCTATCGACCACTGTGGAACGCTTATTTGAGGGACAAACTCAACTTCTGGAGAGGATTCGGGACTCATCGGGAACCACAGAGCTGCAGTTCGAGAAAATACGCATTCCGACGTTTTCGGGCAGATACGAGGATTGGTGTCAGTTTAGTGACTTGTTCTTAGGCTCAGTCGACAAGAAGAGTAGTCTGTCCAAGTGCCAAAAGTTTCATTATTTGAAATCCTATCTGGATGGTGAAGCGTTGTCTCTGATAAAACATATTCCCGTATCGGATGCCAATTACCAGGACGCATGGGAGAGGCTCGAAAATCGCTACAACAAGAAGTCACTGATTGCTCGTTCGTTCATTCAAAACTTTCTTTCGTTGCCAACCGCAAAGGGTTCAAACATCGCCGAGTTGCGTAAGATAGTCGACACCGCTGACGAAAGTATACGTGGTCTACATGCGCTGAGCTGCGACAGCCGCGATGTGTGGCTAATCCATATCTTGCTCTCAAAGTTAGACCCGGAATGCAAGGAAGCGTGGGCCACCTCCAGTGAATCGTGCAAGGAAAATGTGACCATAAATGACCTGTTCGGCTTTGTCTTCGCCCGTTGCGATGCACTTGAGTCTTGTCAAGATCCAAAGCTAATCCAGGATACACACACGGTGCTGAATAAACGTCGTGCAATTTCTCATCATGTGGACGTGCCAAATACGTCTGCTCGTGATTGTGTATATTGTCACGAGCAACACAGCCTTTATGCGTGCACTCAATTCAAGGCTCTGGATGTTGTGGACCGCCGCAAGTTCGCAAGGGATGGTCATTTGTGCTTCAATTGTCTAAGCCGATCTCATCAAGTCAAGGAGTGTAATTCCACAAACACGTGCCGTCTGTGTAAGCTGAGGCACCACACTCTTGTTCATCCAGAGGACATACGCTCTGTCACGGCTTCCGCTGATGTCAATAACTCCGCTGACTCACCCGTCCGCTCGTCCAGTTTCCCTGATGACGCTGATCCTGCCGTGGTCAGCCATCATACATTGGAGAGGAAATTCGTGGCCAAGAGTCAGGCCATATTGCCAACGATTTTGGCCACTATAGTCGACTCCTGGGGCAACGAGACCACCTGCAGGATACTGTTGGATACTGGTTCGACTATAACGATGGTCGCCGAATCATTTATTCAACGAATTGGTTTGCCGCGCACCCACGCTCGTATACCAGTGGTTGGTCTAGGCGCAAATCCTGCTGGGGTTACTAGAGGTCGCGCCACATTCACGCTGCTCTCCCGCACAAGCTCGGCCTCAGTGGTGGTAACAGGTCTGATTATGAACACTTTAACATCCTCGATTCCAGCCCAGAGGATCGAGTCTAACACACCGATGTGGAAAAGGATTCGTGATCTACCCTTAGCGGACCCTACATTTGGTAAACCAGGCGAAATCGACGTGATCTTAGGAGCTGATCAGCTTTGGAACCTGTACACTGGACAACGCAAAGAGTTTGGTTCTGAATATCCTATTGCACTTCATACTAATTTTGGTTGGGTCATTACAGGCAGCTACCATCTCAGTAGTGATGCTCACAACCACGCACTAGCACATCACGCGCACGAGGATCTGGACACTTTGGTTCGATCGTTCATGGACATGGAACGAGTTCAACCAAGTGACGCTACCATTGATGCTAGTGATCCCGCTGAGCAACACTTCGTTCATACGCACGCCCGCAGAAACGATGGCGTGTACATCGTCCAATACCCGTTCAAGGAATCTGCCCCTCCGATGGGGTCCACACTGCCACAAGCACTACGACGCTTTTCTTCTCTCGAGCGGAAATTTCGAAAATTTCCTGCGCTCAAACAACAGTATGTCGAGTTTATGGAGGATTATATACAACGAGGACACATGGAGGTGATTCCTTCTAGTACCGTAGAAAACGGTCCCGCCAATCACAATTACTTAGCACACCACGCAGTATTTAAACCAGATAGCACCACCACGAAATGCCGAGTTGTATTCGATGGCTCTGGGGAGGACTGCAATGGATCTTCACTTAATTCACGACTACACATCGGACCACCTATTCAAAGGGATTTACTTGGAGTATGTCTACGTTTCCGTCAGCATCGCTATGTGTTTTGTACGgacattgagaaaatgtttagAGGCATCCTGGTTTCAGAAGATCACACGCATTACCAACGGATTGTCTGGCGAAAGGAGGAGACTGCTACACTCGATCATTATCGATTGCTGACCGTGACGTATGGTTTAGCGTCTTCGCCGTTCTTGGCTGTTCGAGTCCTCAAGCAGATCGCGCAAGATCATGCCGATTTGTATCCGaaggctgctgctgtgctTGTACGAGACGCGTACGTGGATGATATCCCTACTGGTTGCGATAGTATCGACGATCTCATTGCACTCAAAGATGAATTAATTTTGCTATTGAGCCAAGCTCAATTTAAACTTCGAAAATGGAGTTCAAACTGTTGGTCACTACTCAAATCGCTGCCACAGGACATTTGTGAGTATCCACTTGAAGCCCTAGAGGGAAAGAGCCCAACTCAATATGTCAAGGTTCTTGGAATACGCTGGGACCCGGCTGTGGACGAGCTTTCCTTCAAGTTGACCATTCCCGACGCCACAGGGGTTCTGACAAAACGGATTTTGCTGTCCGAGCTTGCCAAGATCTACGATCCACTGGGGTTGCTTGCCCCCACAACTGTATTTCTAAAGGTTCTCTTTCAAGATAGTTGGCTGAGCTCGGTCGACTGGAACGAACCACTACCCGCGCAGCTATGCGCACGGTGGCAACAGTTTGTAGCTGAAGTTCATTTACTGGAAAGCTGTCGCATACCCCGCTATCTATCCTCGCCACTTCAAGCAACGGAGCTGCATGGATTCGCCGATGCGTCATCTCATGCATACGCCGCTGTCATCTACAGTCGCGTGAGAGTCAATAATGACTACGCTGTAACACTGATCGCCGCAAAAACCCGGGTGGCACCCATCAAACCTATCTCCATCCCACGGCTCGA TACTTCGTGTTGGTCAGACTCCGAAATTGTACTACATTGGCTCTCATCACCCCCACGGACTTGGAACACTTATGTTTGTAATCGCACGGCTGAGATTCTAGAAGCTTGCCCACGTAGCTGCTGGCAACACATTCGCACTGAGGACAATCCCGCGGACTGTGCATCACGCGGACTTTTACCAAAGGATCTGGTAGAACATCAACTGTGGTGGAATGGACCACCGTGGCTTTCCCAATCACATCGCACTTGGCCACCTGTTAAGGCCAAGTTCGCACTGTCGACTGAGGACGCTGAGCGGATGGAAGTAAAGGTCAAGCCCCAAGTTAGTCTACACATTTCCAATGAAGGAAATGATCTTAACTGTATGATCAACAAAGCTTCCTCCTGGTCACATCTCTTGCGGACACTTAGCTATTGCTTTCGGTTCGTACATCGTCTTCGTTGCAAGGACCGCCTGTCATCATTTTTATCGTCATGGGAGCTTCAATATGCCCGCTCTAGGGTAATCAAACATGTCCAGATGGAGTTCTTCCAAGTGGAGTACAGACAGCTGAGCACTGGACAAGCCCTTTCTCAAAAGTCCAAGTTGATTCACTACACTCCATTTGTTGACGACCAAGGAATTCTGCGCGTAGGAGGACGCATTGGAAACTCGATGACAACCTATGACGCAAAACATCCCATACTTCTTCCAAAGGAATCACCAGTCGCTGTTTTAATAGCTAGACACCAGCACGTCACATCGTTACACGCTGGAGTCGAATTTATGTTTCACACGTTGAGACAGAAGTATTGGATCCTGGGAGCCCGTAACATAGTCCGCAAAATTGTATTCAACTGCAAGATATGCTTCCTCCAGCGCAAAGGAACGAGTACACAACTCATGGCTGATCTTCCCGCCTTTCGCGTTCAGCCCACCCGCTGCTTTCTACATTCTGGATTGGATTACGCTGGACCAGTTACCATCAAGACATCAGCAGGTCGGACACCGAAGTTTGGCAAAGCTTGGTTTGCCATCTTTGTTTTTCTGTCCACCAAAGCAATTCATATCGAGCTCGTCAGTGATTTGACGACTCCTGCATTTATCGCCGCTTTCAAACGTTTTTGGTCTCGACGTGGCCCTATATCCGACTTGTACTCGGACAATGGCACAACATTCCATGGAGCCAGAAAGGAACTAACGGAGATGCAACGGATAGCTGTATCTCAAAGTCAAGACGAGGAAATTGCTAATTTTCTGACGAGTCAGGACATCAACTGGCACTTCATTCCGCCATCTGCCCCGCACTTTGGAGGTCTTTGGGAAACAGGCGTACGATCTATCAAACTCCACCTTCGCCGAGTAATTGGTAGCAGTGCGTTAACCTTCGAGGAATATTCAACAATTTTAACTCAGATTGAAGGGTTACTCAACTCTCGCCCACTGTGCGCGCCCAGCGATCACAGCTTGGATCCCCTTACCCCCGCTCATTTTCTTACAGGTCAACCTCACATGTCGGTGCCGGAGCCGTCCTTGTTAGACGTCAACATTAACAGACTGCAGCGTTGGAGACAACTGCAAGCCAAGGTTCAAGGATTCTGGAAACGTTGGAATCTGGAATACCTTACTTCCTTGCAACCTCGCACGAAATGGCAGCAGGAGTCCAACGACATAACCGTGGACACTCTTGTGGTACTGAAGGAGCCAAATCAACCGCCTAGCAAGTGGCTGCTTGGGCGAATCACCGAAGTTCATCCTGGCCAAGACGAGAGGGTTCGAGTGGTCACCGTCAAAACCGCCCGAGGAGTGTACAAGAGGCCTATTACCAAACTTGCTGTGCTTCCCTTGTTCTGA